From one Colletotrichum destructivum chromosome 3, complete sequence genomic stretch:
- a CDS encoding Putative DASH complex subunit Ask1 protein: MSRPGPSARNLTLTEELEKLEQSITLTLQEIDSNFSKAHRIVTTSILPIVEQYGEHSRNVWDASKFWKQFFEASANVSLSGYEELANDDDEDETGATEESTARDETSVDYTRTPQRHQSAEDPTQASVADSTFRAEESVLDDNDLTGSTPRPPKTKAIKPQFSSLESPYEALKRELKGEPPAPHEEDEEDEDLGIEEDSTVLFAQHTARLPDMSMTPRSSFAPLSRQEQQHHKDPLMHRMLDKTFRIQATPHKGPSYHVSPLKRDGKGKETEREAMPAWRQGSPMSSPVMEMPKLRSEAFLSPAKSNARQRLAAATASAGPRTPGVSVQTPGAARKTKDVFATRGNYDDDTTTTDIGGAFAKDKYEINWESDSDEDKALYGGMSPPKTIQFALPPSKLLQTPAREASKRIVDDILLTAGAGPESSEEYSPTMVKMNKDILDDSF; the protein is encoded by the exons ATGTCTCGACCAGGCCCCTCGGCACGCAATTTGACTCTCACTGAAGAgttggagaagctggagcagTCCATTACTCTGACCCTGCAAG AGATCGATTCGAACTTTAGCAAGGCACACCGCATCGTCACCACCAGCATCTTACCCATCGTTGAGCAATATGGCGAGCACTCGAGAAACGTCTGGGATGCTTCAAAG TTCTGGAAGCAATTCTTCGAGGCTTCAGCCAACGTCTCGCTCTCCGGATACGAAGAACTagccaacgacgacgacgaagacgagacgGGGGCGACGGAAGAGTCGACAGCCCGAGATGAGACCAGCGTCGACTACACGCGCACCCCCCAACGACACCAAAGCGCCGAAGACCCAACTCAGGCATCGGTCGCCGATTCGACGTTCCGCGCCGAAGAGTcggtcctcgacgacaatGACCTGACAGGAAGCACCCCGCGGCCGCCCAAGACTAAAGCGATCAAGCCTCAGTTTTCGAGCCTCGAGTCTCCTTATGAGGCGCTCAAGCGTGAGCTCAAGGGCgagccgcccgcgccgcacgaggaagacgaagaggacgaggacctcggcatcgaggaggaTTCGACGGTGCTCTTCGCGCAACACACAGCGCGGCTGCCGGACATGTCCATGACGCCTCGGTCGTCGTTTGCGCCATTGTCACGGCAGGAACAGCAGCACCATAAGGACCCGCTTATGCACCGCATGCTCGACAAAACCTTCCGGATCCAAGCCACGCCGCACAAGGGACCCTCCTACCACGTGTCACCTCTTAAGCGCGATGGTAAGGGCaaggagacagagagagaggccaTGCCTGCGTGGCGGCAAGGCTCGCCTATGTCTTCGCCCGTGATGGAGATGCCCAAGCTGCGCAGCGAGGCCTTTTTATCGCCTGCCAAGAGCAACGCTCGCCAGCGTCTCGCCGCGGCGACTGCGTCCGCGGGTCCGCGTACGCCTGGCGTAAGCGTGCAGACGCCCGGCGCGGCGAGAAAGACCAAGGACGTGTTTGCGACGCGGGGCAACTACGACGATGACACGACAACAACGGACATTGGCGGCGCGTTTGCCAAGGATAAGTACGAAATCAACTGGGagagcgacagcgacgaagACAAGGCGCTGTATGGCGGCATGAGCCCGCCCAAGACGATCCAGTTTGCGCTACCTCCCTCCAAGCTGCTTCAGACACCTG CTCGAGAGGCGAGTAAGCGTATTGTAGATGACATCCTGCTCACGGCGGGCGCCGGGCCGGAGAGTTCGGAGGAGTACAGCCCTACGATGGTCAAGATGAACAAGGACATACTCGATGATAGCTTTTGA